The following coding sequences are from one Leptolyngbya sp. NIES-3755 window:
- a CDS encoding TetR family transcriptional regulator (similar to AA sequence:cyanobase_aa:LBDG_30980), producing the protein MPITNRMPQQAEAETRTRILKAALKLFAKQGYDGTTTRDLAEKAGVAEGTLFRHFTNKKAILIEVATQGWIEILTDLLTELSEMGSYKAIAQVMRKRMLNMHQNVDLFKVCFMEAQFHPDLRDRIQSEVVDKMTDVAEAFFQTAMDQGIYRQMNPRMVARVFLGMFTIAGFSQDTIMAPGSSPNEMKEMAEGIADIFLNGVLAEKPS; encoded by the coding sequence ATGCCCATTACTAATCGGATGCCTCAACAAGCTGAAGCTGAAACCCGCACTCGAATTCTGAAAGCGGCGCTGAAGTTGTTTGCCAAACAAGGCTATGATGGCACGACGACAAGGGATTTGGCAGAAAAAGCAGGAGTCGCAGAGGGGACACTGTTTCGGCATTTCACCAACAAAAAAGCAATCTTGATCGAAGTGGCGACTCAGGGGTGGATTGAGATTTTGACCGATCTGTTGACCGAGTTGAGCGAGATGGGAAGTTATAAAGCGATCGCTCAAGTGATGCGGAAACGAATGTTGAATATGCACCAGAATGTGGATCTGTTTAAGGTCTGTTTTATGGAGGCACAGTTTCATCCAGATTTACGCGATCGTATTCAATCTGAAGTGGTCGATAAGATGACCGATGTGGCGGAAGCATTCTTTCAAACGGCGATGGATCAAGGCATTTACCGTCAGATGAATCCGAGAATGGTGGCGCGAGTGTTTTTGGGAATGTTTACGATCGCGGGATTTAGTCAAGATACGATCATGGCTCCAGGTAGTTCTCCGAATGAAATGAAAGAGATGGCAGAGGGAATTGCCGATATCTTTTTAAATGGAGTCTTAGCAGAGAAACCTTCATGA
- a CDS encoding Tex-like protein (similar to AA sequence:cyanobase_aa:LBDG_19150) gives MINIPQLLADELSLRSFQVANALELFAEGATVPFIARYRKERTGEMDEVQLRDLFDRYTYLTELEERKKSVLESIESQGKLTEELKDKIEACLQKNELEDLYLPYRPKRRTRATIAKEKGLGGLAEFIANLNQPKAQAASLEEEAKKYLSEQVKTVEEALQGASDILAEEVSEKAELRSYLREFLSNTGVFVSRIKNDHPEGTTKFEMYRNYQAKVKTIAPHNLLALCRGEAEGILSFELTFDEDAVQQYLESQIIREKSVREFYRSMLKDAFNRLMKTSIISEVRSQKKQEADIESIKTFETNLRELLLSAPAGMKPTLAVDPGFRTGCKVSVLDQTGKFLKYEAIFPHTGAERRKQAAITLKQLIEKYKIELIAIGNGTASRETDEFVAEVLANSEQKPIKVIVNESGASIYSASPVAIAEFPDLDITVRGAISIGRRLQDPLAELVKIDPKSIGVGQYQHDVDQKLLKKKLDETVESCVNYVGVDLNTASKELLMFVSGVSATVANNIVAYRNENGAFVDRKSLRKVPKLGAKTFEQAAGFLRIRGGKNPLDNTAVHPESYGILEAIAKDLNVPLSQTAQIASQLKANLKKYVTDAIGEPTLRDIISELEKPGRDPRAEFKYATFREGIKEISDLKVGMELEGIVTNVANFGAFVDIGVHQDGLIHVSQMSDRFVSDPNQIVKVGQVVKVRVLEVNESLKRISLSMKSENSVSTKNQPTPKRSEQKQVPQKPVSLNDLKSKFGKKA, from the coding sequence ATGATCAACATTCCTCAACTTCTGGCAGACGAACTTTCACTGCGATCGTTCCAAGTTGCCAATGCTCTAGAACTCTTTGCAGAAGGGGCGACGGTTCCATTTATTGCGCGGTATCGCAAAGAGCGGACGGGCGAAATGGATGAAGTGCAGTTGCGGGATCTGTTCGATCGATATACGTATCTGACGGAATTAGAGGAGCGGAAGAAAAGTGTTCTCGAATCGATCGAGTCTCAGGGCAAGTTAACTGAGGAATTGAAGGACAAAATTGAGGCTTGTTTGCAGAAAAACGAGCTTGAAGATTTGTATTTGCCGTATCGTCCAAAGCGGAGAACGAGAGCGACGATCGCAAAAGAAAAAGGTTTGGGTGGACTAGCAGAATTTATTGCTAATTTGAATCAACCGAAAGCTCAAGCTGCTTCGCTGGAAGAAGAGGCGAAAAAGTATTTATCAGAGCAAGTTAAAACCGTTGAAGAAGCGCTACAAGGTGCGTCAGATATTTTGGCGGAAGAAGTTTCAGAGAAAGCAGAACTGCGATCATATTTAAGAGAGTTTCTATCCAATACAGGTGTGTTTGTCTCTCGAATCAAAAATGATCATCCTGAAGGTACAACGAAGTTTGAAATGTACCGAAATTATCAGGCGAAAGTGAAAACGATCGCGCCTCATAATCTTCTGGCTTTGTGTCGTGGGGAAGCAGAAGGAATTTTGAGTTTTGAGCTTACATTTGACGAAGATGCAGTACAGCAGTATTTAGAAAGCCAAATTATTCGAGAAAAATCTGTACGAGAATTTTATCGATCGATGCTGAAAGATGCGTTTAATCGATTGATGAAAACTTCGATTATTTCGGAAGTACGATCGCAGAAGAAACAAGAAGCCGACATTGAATCAATCAAAACCTTTGAAACGAATTTAAGAGAATTATTGCTCTCGGCCCCGGCGGGAATGAAGCCAACATTAGCAGTTGATCCTGGATTTCGGACAGGCTGCAAAGTTTCAGTACTGGATCAAACTGGAAAATTCTTAAAGTACGAGGCAATTTTTCCACACACAGGAGCAGAGAGGCGGAAACAAGCCGCGATTACTTTGAAGCAATTGATTGAGAAATACAAGATTGAATTGATTGCGATCGGGAATGGAACCGCAAGCCGCGAAACCGATGAATTCGTTGCGGAAGTTCTCGCAAATTCAGAGCAGAAACCAATCAAAGTAATTGTGAACGAATCTGGAGCTTCGATTTACTCAGCGAGTCCGGTTGCGATTGCAGAATTTCCAGATTTAGATATTACGGTTCGAGGTGCGATTAGTATTGGACGACGGTTGCAAGATCCATTGGCTGAATTAGTCAAAATTGATCCAAAATCGATCGGCGTTGGACAATATCAGCACGATGTTGATCAAAAGCTTTTGAAGAAGAAACTTGATGAAACCGTTGAAAGCTGTGTGAACTATGTGGGCGTTGATCTCAATACAGCATCGAAAGAATTATTGATGTTTGTATCGGGTGTGAGTGCGACAGTTGCCAATAATATCGTTGCTTATCGAAATGAGAATGGGGCATTTGTCGATCGTAAATCTCTCCGCAAAGTACCAAAATTAGGCGCGAAAACATTTGAACAAGCCGCAGGATTTTTGAGAATTCGAGGCGGGAAAAATCCATTAGATAATACGGCTGTTCACCCAGAAAGTTATGGAATCTTGGAAGCGATCGCTAAAGATCTAAATGTTCCACTTTCGCAGACAGCGCAAATTGCATCACAGCTTAAAGCGAACCTCAAAAAATATGTGACCGATGCGATCGGAGAACCAACATTACGAGACATCATCAGCGAATTAGAGAAACCGGGACGTGATCCACGTGCTGAATTTAAATATGCAACCTTCAGGGAGGGGATCAAAGAAATCTCAGATCTCAAGGTTGGAATGGAACTTGAAGGGATTGTTACTAATGTCGCAAACTTCGGGGCATTCGTTGATATTGGCGTTCACCAAGATGGATTGATTCACGTTTCGCAAATGAGCGATCGATTTGTCAGCGATCCAAACCAAATCGTAAAAGTCGGACAAGTTGTGAAAGTCCGAGTGCTGGAAGTCAATGAATCGCTCAAACGAATTAGCTTATCCATGAAGTCGGAAAACTCAGTTTCCACTAAGAATCAGCCCACACCAAAACGGTCTGAGCAGAAACAAGTTCCCCAAAAGCCAGTTTCACTCAATGATTTGAAATCGAAATTTGGCAAAAAGGCTTAG
- a CDS encoding hypothetical protein (conserved exported hypothetical protein;~similar to AA sequence:cyanobase_aa:LBDG_19160): MSIRKLMQSVGMRSAIASIIGGSLVASAIPARAAVLDDLLIRPGVDEADFDNCARDLTRGRVAAAVAADACAKAIRPKDLGICVTRITRNNISGDDALSVCRQVRRPVEAANCVTDIARRAPSTATVNVLDGCRRSLLPERFSRCVVDLSRELKLATDQSIANCIDATDRSRDLLPTVLPGSTTTPPITTPPAGSVTPTTPVSPGQSSPLPPATTPGTTRPGTVTPQRF; encoded by the coding sequence ATGTCGATCCGAAAGTTGATGCAGTCGGTGGGGATGCGGAGTGCGATCGCATCTATCATCGGAGGGAGCTTGGTTGCTTCAGCGATTCCAGCGAGAGCAGCAGTATTGGATGATTTGCTGATTCGTCCGGGTGTGGATGAAGCGGATTTTGATAACTGTGCGCGGGATTTGACGCGGGGAAGAGTAGCGGCGGCAGTGGCGGCGGATGCCTGTGCGAAAGCGATTCGTCCGAAGGATTTGGGAATTTGTGTGACGCGGATTACTCGGAATAATATTTCTGGGGATGATGCGCTTTCGGTATGTCGTCAGGTTCGTCGTCCGGTGGAAGCGGCAAATTGTGTGACGGACATTGCTCGGAGAGCGCCTAGTACTGCAACCGTGAATGTATTGGATGGGTGTCGTCGGAGTTTGTTGCCGGAGCGATTCTCTAGGTGTGTAGTGGATTTGAGTCGGGAATTGAAATTGGCAACGGATCAATCGATCGCGAATTGTATTGACGCGACCGATCGTAGTCGTGATTTGTTGCCAACGGTATTACCAGGTTCAACGACGACTCCGCCTATTACGACTCCGCCAGCAGGTTCAGTCACACCTACAACGCCTGTTTCTCCAGGTCAAAGCTCACCCTTGCCACCTGCAACAACACCAGGAACGACTAGACCCGGAACTGTGACACCTCAGCGATTCTAA
- a CDS encoding hypothetical protein (Type I restriction enzyme EcoEI M protein homolog;~similar to AA sequence:cyanobase_aa:MAE55980), which produces MADSKVKRYQRQMVTDTVMCLLKNLPVVRTPEEIVRQELFQRLLASGYSKNNLLLDSTFLGYDGQVFSADVIALEQETVLHVAPLLVISIKKPSHQFNYNWLQKFQFSGAKYIAWFNGKEFKIFAYTSEEYKEIPPFLPNYNELLAPSNNESFRLKSSLRPGYNLKQILSNLHDHLYGNSNIRIPSRLGIEIQKILLIKKFDEEQSRLTCKFCIAQHELPTGLNGDKKILPESFHSVGSRVRDLAANHDCLNIEQKIGIIELDDPSIYYAVFHLEGISLSRTPSDVLGDALETFRSVTIKREGGQFFTHRYVIDLALHIVGFNGEEEQTLADISCGTSGFLHRAKNIIIDSAKQRGILSEKEQTELASNLLLGVEIDHDLVQISNTSPEFSKLPKSIVEEHDSLSPFSQWSDSLSDRLAPNSRAFSVGNPPFGTKITIKNLHVLKEFSLAHAWTKKEGRWVESSKIVPRSPDVLFIERNLSLLIPGKGRMALVVPYQILSGPKEGFVREWIMASCKVLAIIDLPEETFQPYTGTKGALLVVERRLQPNPQWETELPYPIFMACPQKIGHDRRGKPIFKHNNSAEVDTDLPEIADAFDAHLNDKNPTEVSQNAFLISSTVIKRETDIRLNAAYYRPSSSDLRSQIASIVESNTSLTVTSLGDLVDDIFYPGRFKRDYTEVLEDSVPFLGGSNITELIPITKKRILKESSYYQTLALKKGWILITRSGTTGIVSTVPSDWEGYAASEHLIRIIPNPQKLHPGYLCAYLRSEIGQNLLRDGIFGSVVDEINCSYIASIPVLHPKNLEEANKIGEQIARADVLRAEASKLIADASSAIENFIR; this is translated from the coding sequence ATGGCAGATAGTAAAGTGAAGCGGTATCAACGACAAATGGTTACTGATACTGTTATGTGTCTGCTGAAAAACTTACCAGTTGTTAGAACGCCTGAGGAAATTGTCAGGCAAGAGCTTTTCCAACGTTTACTTGCTTCTGGCTACTCCAAAAACAACTTGCTCTTAGATTCGACTTTCTTGGGCTATGACGGACAAGTTTTTTCGGCAGATGTGATTGCGTTAGAGCAAGAAACAGTACTACATGTAGCACCGTTGTTAGTTATCTCAATTAAGAAACCATCACACCAGTTTAATTACAACTGGCTTCAAAAATTTCAATTTTCTGGCGCTAAATATATCGCTTGGTTCAACGGAAAAGAATTCAAAATCTTCGCTTACACGTCGGAAGAATACAAGGAGATTCCACCCTTTTTACCCAATTATAATGAATTGTTAGCTCCCAGTAATAATGAAAGCTTTAGATTAAAGTCAAGCTTGCGTCCAGGCTACAACTTGAAGCAGATTCTATCTAATCTTCATGATCATTTATATGGAAACAGTAATATTAGGATTCCTTCTCGCTTAGGTATAGAAATACAGAAGATTCTTCTGATCAAGAAGTTTGATGAGGAACAATCTAGATTAACTTGTAAATTTTGCATTGCTCAACACGAACTGCCCACGGGCTTGAATGGTGATAAAAAGATATTGCCTGAATCATTTCATTCCGTTGGTTCCCGTGTACGAGATTTAGCAGCAAATCATGACTGCTTAAACATTGAACAGAAGATCGGAATTATAGAGTTAGATGACCCTTCTATCTACTACGCTGTTTTTCATCTAGAGGGAATTTCGCTTAGTAGAACTCCCAGCGATGTGCTAGGCGACGCTTTAGAAACTTTTAGATCAGTTACCATCAAAAGAGAGGGTGGGCAGTTTTTTACTCACCGTTATGTTATTGATTTAGCTCTGCATATCGTAGGTTTCAACGGTGAAGAAGAACAAACTTTAGCAGATATAAGTTGTGGCACTTCTGGGTTTCTACACCGCGCTAAAAATATAATTATTGACTCTGCAAAACAGAGAGGAATTCTTAGTGAAAAAGAGCAAACGGAACTAGCGAGTAACCTTTTGCTTGGAGTGGAGATTGATCATGATCTTGTTCAAATTTCTAATACATCACCAGAGTTTTCAAAACTTCCTAAAAGCATCGTTGAGGAACATGATAGCTTGAGTCCCTTTTCTCAGTGGTCAGATTCGCTTTCCGATCGTCTTGCACCAAACTCTAGAGCATTCAGTGTAGGTAATCCCCCTTTTGGAACGAAAATTACAATCAAGAATTTGCATGTACTCAAGGAATTTTCGCTGGCTCACGCTTGGACTAAAAAAGAAGGTCGATGGGTAGAATCTAGCAAAATTGTTCCTCGTTCGCCGGATGTCTTATTTATCGAAAGGAATCTTTCTCTCCTCATTCCTGGAAAGGGCAGAATGGCTCTTGTCGTTCCATATCAAATTCTTAGTGGACCTAAAGAGGGATTTGTTAGGGAATGGATTATGGCAAGCTGCAAAGTCTTAGCAATAATCGATTTACCTGAAGAAACCTTTCAACCTTACACGGGGACTAAAGGCGCTCTTCTGGTGGTGGAAAGAAGACTTCAACCGAATCCTCAGTGGGAAACTGAATTACCTTACCCTATTTTTATGGCATGCCCACAGAAGATTGGACACGATCGTAGAGGCAAGCCTATATTTAAGCACAATAACTCAGCCGAAGTAGATACTGATTTACCTGAAATCGCTGATGCTTTTGATGCTCATCTGAATGACAAAAATCCAACCGAAGTTAGCCAAAACGCATTCTTAATTTCCTCGACGGTAATCAAACGAGAGACAGATATTCGATTAAATGCTGCCTATTACCGTCCTTCTTCATCAGATCTACGTAGCCAAATCGCGTCCATTGTTGAGAGTAATACTTCTTTGACAGTCACTTCTCTAGGAGATTTAGTCGATGATATTTTTTATCCAGGACGCTTCAAACGCGACTACACAGAGGTTCTAGAAGACTCTGTTCCTTTTCTCGGTGGTTCAAACATTACAGAGCTTATTCCCATAACTAAGAAGCGAATTTTAAAGGAAAGCTCTTATTATCAAACTCTTGCATTAAAAAAAGGGTGGATTTTGATTACTAGAAGTGGAACGACTGGAATTGTGTCTACAGTTCCTAGCGATTGGGAAGGATATGCGGCATCTGAACATTTAATTAGAATTATCCCAAATCCCCAAAAACTTCATCCAGGCTATCTGTGTGCATATTTACGAAGCGAAATTGGACAGAATTTATTGAGGGACGGCATTTTTGGATCTGTTGTTGATGAAATTAACTGTAGCTACATTGCTTCTATTCCAGTTCTTCATCCCAAGAATTTAGAGGAAGCCAATAAGATTGGAGAGCAAATTGCAAGGGCTGACGTACTGAGAGCAGAGGCTTCAAAATTAATCGCTGATGCCAGTAGCGCGATCGAGAACTTTATTCGCTAA
- a CDS encoding transcriptional regulatory protein AsnC family (similar to AA sequence:cyanobase_aa:LBDG_20640) encodes MTRRIAELLRAGQPDETVTIQGWVRTKREQKGFSFIEVNDGSSMAGLQVVINQDVPDYEASLKRISTGASVEVSGVLVPSPGKGQRIELKASTLQVFGEADPETYPLQKKRHSFEFLRDIGHLRSRTNTLGAVFRVRNACAAAIHQFFQERGFLWVHTPVITASDAEGAGEMFAVTSLDLKKVPLNEQKEIDYTQDFFGKPAYLTVSGQLEAEIMAMAFSNVYTFGPTFRAENSNTSRHLAEFWMVEPEMAFCDLDGDMDLAEAFLKYIFSYVMEHCSEDMEFFNARIDDSVLATAENIINNQFERITYTKAIELLEKSDKKFEYPVEWGLDLQSEHERYLAEDLFKKPTIVTDYPTQIKAFYMRLSDDEKTVRAMDILAPKIGEIIGGSQREERLDVLERRIVQQGLDPAVYWWYLDLRRYGTVPHAGFGLGFERLVQFMTGMANIRDVIPFPRTPQNVEF; translated from the coding sequence ATGACTCGACGTATTGCAGAACTTCTTCGCGCTGGTCAACCGGATGAAACTGTCACCATTCAAGGATGGGTTCGGACGAAGCGAGAACAAAAAGGATTTTCATTTATTGAGGTGAATGACGGTTCTTCGATGGCAGGGCTGCAAGTCGTGATTAATCAAGATGTACCTGATTATGAGGCGAGTTTGAAACGAATTAGCACCGGGGCTTCGGTGGAGGTTTCAGGTGTTCTCGTGCCATCTCCGGGGAAAGGTCAGCGGATTGAATTGAAAGCAAGTACGTTGCAGGTTTTTGGAGAAGCTGATCCTGAAACTTACCCGTTGCAGAAAAAGCGGCATTCGTTTGAGTTTTTGCGAGACATTGGACATCTGCGATCGCGGACCAATACTTTAGGTGCAGTGTTCCGAGTCCGAAATGCTTGTGCGGCTGCAATTCATCAATTTTTCCAAGAGCGCGGATTCTTGTGGGTTCACACTCCTGTGATTACTGCAAGCGACGCTGAAGGTGCAGGTGAAATGTTTGCGGTCACGAGTTTGGATCTGAAAAAAGTGCCGCTGAATGAACAGAAAGAGATTGATTACACTCAGGACTTTTTCGGTAAGCCTGCTTATTTAACGGTGAGCGGTCAGCTTGAAGCCGAAATTATGGCAATGGCGTTCAGCAATGTTTATACCTTTGGTCCAACTTTCCGAGCAGAGAACTCCAACACTTCGCGGCACTTGGCAGAATTTTGGATGGTTGAGCCAGAGATGGCATTCTGTGATCTAGATGGCGATATGGACTTGGCTGAAGCATTTTTGAAATACATCTTCAGCTATGTGATGGAACATTGCTCGGAAGACATGGAATTTTTCAATGCTCGGATCGATGATTCAGTATTGGCGACCGCAGAGAACATTATTAACAATCAGTTCGAGCGGATTACTTATACGAAAGCGATCGAGCTTCTTGAAAAATCAGATAAAAAATTCGAGTATCCGGTGGAATGGGGATTAGATTTGCAGTCGGAACACGAGCGATATTTGGCTGAGGATCTGTTTAAGAAGCCTACGATCGTCACCGATTACCCAACACAAATCAAAGCGTTCTACATGCGGTTGAGCGATGACGAGAAAACCGTTCGAGCAATGGACATTCTCGCACCCAAAATTGGAGAAATCATTGGCGGGTCGCAGCGGGAAGAACGGCTAGATGTATTAGAGCGGCGAATTGTTCAGCAAGGATTAGATCCAGCGGTTTACTGGTGGTACCTCGATTTGCGGCGGTATGGAACTGTGCCTCACGCTGGATTTGGTTTGGGATTTGAACGGTTAGTGCAATTTATGACAGGAATGGCAAATATTCGTGATGTCATCCCGTTTCCGCGTACCCCTCAGAATGTGGAGTTTTAA
- a CDS encoding hypothetical protein_856 (similar to AA sequence:cyanobase_aa:LBDG_20660), with protein sequence MSETLSSQQLSEVSTIELAQALVERLSISDRDWHRLKSNRKARAIEQSAVALVYLLKENPEEALPRLQQAVGWLDRSISAPPCPSHGDRH encoded by the coding sequence ATGTCAGAAACTCTTTCTTCCCAACAACTTTCCGAGGTCAGCACGATCGAACTCGCTCAAGCTCTGGTCGAACGATTGAGCATCAGTGATCGAGATTGGCATCGTCTCAAATCAAATCGCAAAGCTAGAGCGATCGAGCAATCTGCGGTGGCATTGGTGTATTTGCTCAAAGAGAATCCGGAGGAAGCCTTACCTCGATTACAGCAAGCGGTCGGTTGGCTCGATCGTTCGATTTCGGCTCCTCCTTGTCCGAGTCATGGCGATCGCCACTAA
- a CDS encoding aminopeptidase P (similar to AA sequence:cyanobase_aa:LBDG_30970): MSRLADTLKSRRQRLSELIDFPVVLKSGEFKSRNFPANTYPFRASSHFLYFAGLALPNAAVRIEGDRFILFLDDPKPSSALWHGKSPTRDQIATEIGADEAYPLSEIGRFPVEEHPAVMEAIVKLRLIQDESAIAEIRRALAVTIEAHQAGMRATPKAKTEAQIRAAMESVILSHNMTCAYNSIVTVQGEVLHNEHYHHAIEPSDLILADVGAETESGWASDITRTWSASGKFSPTQRALYEVVLAAHDRAIDKIRPGVEYRDIHLLACETIAEGLVDLGILRGQPTDLVDQDAHALFFPHGIGHLLGLDVHDMEDLGDLAGYETGRSRSSRFGLGYLRLDRPLQTGMIVTIEPGFYQVPALLNDPERREKYREVVNWERLADFSDVRGIRIEDDVLVTAEGSEVLSIALPTNPEQIEAIVGEGS, encoded by the coding sequence ATGAGTCGATTGGCTGACACACTCAAATCTCGGAGACAGCGACTTTCTGAATTGATTGATTTTCCGGTGGTTCTCAAATCCGGAGAATTTAAATCTCGCAACTTTCCAGCGAATACTTATCCGTTTCGGGCAAGTAGTCATTTTCTCTACTTTGCTGGATTAGCTTTACCAAATGCAGCGGTAAGAATTGAGGGCGATCGCTTCATTCTATTTCTCGATGATCCAAAACCTTCGAGCGCTCTTTGGCATGGAAAATCCCCAACTCGCGATCAGATTGCTACTGAGATTGGAGCCGATGAAGCTTACCCGTTATCCGAGATAGGACGATTTCCGGTTGAAGAGCATCCGGCAGTGATGGAAGCGATCGTAAAATTGCGATTGATTCAGGATGAGAGTGCGATCGCTGAAATTCGGAGGGCACTGGCTGTGACGATTGAAGCTCATCAAGCGGGAATGAGGGCAACACCGAAGGCGAAAACCGAAGCGCAGATTCGAGCAGCAATGGAAAGTGTGATTCTGTCGCACAATATGACCTGTGCTTATAACAGCATTGTGACGGTGCAGGGTGAAGTTCTGCACAATGAACACTATCATCATGCGATCGAGCCATCTGATTTAATTCTTGCCGATGTGGGAGCGGAGACTGAATCAGGATGGGCATCGGATATTACTCGAACTTGGTCGGCATCCGGAAAGTTTTCGCCAACTCAGCGGGCATTGTATGAAGTCGTTTTGGCAGCGCATGATCGGGCAATTGATAAAATTCGTCCCGGTGTTGAATATCGTGACATTCATTTACTCGCTTGTGAAACGATCGCAGAAGGTTTGGTTGATTTAGGAATCTTACGGGGTCAGCCCACTGATTTAGTTGATCAAGATGCTCATGCTCTATTTTTTCCGCATGGAATTGGACATTTATTGGGATTAGATGTGCATGACATGGAAGATTTGGGCGATTTGGCTGGATATGAAACAGGTCGATCGCGCAGTTCTCGATTTGGCTTGGGATATTTGAGACTCGATCGACCTTTGCAAACCGGAATGATTGTGACGATCGAGCCTGGTTTTTATCAAGTTCCAGCACTGCTTAATGATCCGGAGCGCAGAGAGAAATATCGTGAAGTTGTAAATTGGGAGCGATTAGCTGATTTCTCAGATGTTCGAGGGATTCGGATCGAAGATGATGTGTTAGTGACTGCTGAAGGTTCGGAAGTTCTGAGCATTGCTTTACCTACTAATCCAGAGCAAATTGAAGCGATCGTTGGAGAAGGTTCATGA
- a CDS encoding hypothetical protein_818 (similar to AA sequence:cyanobase_aa:LBDG_20650), with translation MAASSDELPFDQALEKVERSLLDLKDRYAQVQRDGQQLETLQERKANLKSQGKSHTLKAELREIEQQLEELELNLESRLFSWSGLKEVFWQAVRFGGLGIAIGWSLAFITFKTPAPNHSNTPSNSLSSP, from the coding sequence ATGGCGGCTTCTTCCGACGAACTTCCCTTTGATCAGGCACTCGAAAAAGTAGAGCGATCGCTTCTGGATTTGAAAGATCGGTATGCTCAAGTTCAACGTGACGGGCAGCAGCTTGAAACGTTACAAGAGCGCAAAGCTAATCTGAAATCTCAAGGTAAATCTCATACGCTTAAAGCCGAATTACGAGAAATTGAGCAACAATTAGAAGAACTGGAATTGAATCTGGAAAGTCGGCTGTTTTCTTGGTCAGGCTTGAAAGAAGTCTTTTGGCAGGCGGTACGATTTGGAGGATTGGGCATAGCGATCGGTTGGTCGCTGGCATTCATTACTTTCAAAACACCTGCGCCAAATCATTCCAATACTCCCTCGAATAGTTTGTCTAGCCCCTAG
- a CDS encoding hypothetical protein (similar to AA sequence:cyanobase_aa:Npun_F5839), whose translation MTSGYTIFLELTKLVKVTGIMSNDDLATEYQFDYQRAKPNRFADQNNDRKRTIVVLDEDVSQVFKTPEAVNKALRALIEAMPH comes from the coding sequence ATGACTTCGGGTTACACTATTTTCTTAGAACTTACAAAGCTCGTGAAGGTAACGGGAATAATGTCAAACGATGATCTCGCAACAGAATACCAGTTTGACTATCAAAGAGCGAAACCGAATCGATTTGCAGACCAAAACAACGATCGCAAAAGAACGATCGTTGTTCTCGATGAAGATGTTTCCCAGGTTTTCAAAACACCGGAAGCTGTGAATAAAGCACTTAGGGCACTGATCGAAGCAATGCCCCATTAA